Proteins encoded within one genomic window of Actinoplanes octamycinicus:
- a CDS encoding neutral zinc metallopeptidase: MPATTRSLPIATAIVLACCSCAAPAPVLPRTTAPQPSGAGPAAAARAGFDRRVAGAMTRADRFWAGYFAARGLRYQPVRGHRGYDATHPVDCGSAPLRRTDAIYCPAEDVVAFDIPWLRELDATAGGDAVALVIAHEVGHAVQARLGLGGGPPVRRELQADCLAGASTAAVAGADRAFAGLAATADPADQWWMPDFHGTAAERVATFRAGFLGGVPACDPYQGGT, encoded by the coding sequence ATGCCGGCGACAACCCGATCACTGCCGATCGCCACGGCGATCGTGCTCGCTTGCTGCTCCTGCGCGGCCCCGGCGCCGGTGCTGCCGAGGACCACGGCACCACAGCCGTCCGGTGCCGGGCCGGCCGCCGCGGCCCGCGCCGGCTTCGACCGGCGGGTCGCCGGGGCGATGACCCGCGCCGACCGGTTCTGGGCCGGGTACTTCGCCGCGCGCGGCCTGCGCTACCAGCCGGTGCGCGGCCACCGCGGCTACGACGCGACGCACCCCGTCGACTGCGGGTCGGCGCCGCTGCGCCGCACCGACGCGATCTACTGCCCGGCCGAGGACGTCGTCGCCTTCGACATTCCCTGGCTGCGCGAACTCGACGCGACCGCCGGCGGCGACGCGGTCGCCCTCGTGATCGCGCACGAGGTCGGGCACGCCGTGCAGGCGCGGCTCGGCCTCGGCGGCGGCCCGCCGGTCCGGCGCGAGCTGCAGGCCGACTGCCTGGCCGGCGCCTCCACCGCCGCGGTCGCCGGCGCGGACCGGGCCTTCGCCGGCCTGGCGGCCACCGCCGATCCCGCCGACCAGTGGTGGATGCCCGACTTCCACGGCACCGCCGCCGAGCGGGTCGCCACCTTCCGGGCCGGGTTCCTGGGCGGCGTCCCGGCCTGCGATCCGTACCAGGGGGGTACCTGA
- a CDS encoding GNAT family N-acetyltransferase, whose product MSSADVAQVVEFSVRAWEPVFASFAKVLGTEIYQRVYPDWRESQARDVARTCTEHLATTWVADVAGAPVGFAVVIFDEERSAAEIEMLAVDPDHQRQGIAGTLMEFTFARMRERGVRLAGVGTGGDPGHEPARLAYEKAGFTPLPLVHYYKAL is encoded by the coding sequence ATGAGCAGCGCGGATGTGGCGCAGGTGGTGGAGTTCTCGGTGCGGGCCTGGGAGCCGGTGTTCGCGTCGTTCGCGAAGGTGCTCGGGACGGAGATCTACCAGCGGGTCTACCCCGACTGGCGGGAGTCGCAGGCCCGCGACGTGGCTCGCACCTGCACCGAACACCTGGCCACCACCTGGGTCGCGGACGTGGCCGGCGCGCCGGTCGGCTTCGCCGTGGTGATCTTCGACGAGGAGCGGAGCGCCGCCGAGATCGAGATGCTCGCGGTCGACCCGGACCACCAGCGGCAGGGCATCGCCGGCACGCTGATGGAGTTCACCTTCGCCCGGATGCGCGAGCGCGGCGTCCGGCTCGCCGGCGTCGGCACCGGCGGCGACCCGGGCCACGAGCCGGCCCGGCTCGCCTACGAGAAGGCCGGCTTCACCCCGCTGCCGCTGGTCCACTACTACAAAGCCCTCTGA
- a CDS encoding response regulator has protein sequence MTTLVVADDHDDIRMIMARVLRRAGYTVVEAADGAEALRAVREQTPAAVVSDIDMPVMSGVDLCREIRADAATRDLPVLFVSGSLMPGDDRPARAQATAVITKPFTPQGLVESVRALVTASG, from the coding sequence ATGACAACTCTCGTGGTCGCCGACGATCATGACGACATCCGCATGATCATGGCGCGGGTGCTGCGCCGGGCCGGCTACACGGTGGTCGAGGCCGCCGACGGTGCCGAGGCGCTGCGGGCGGTGCGGGAGCAGACGCCGGCCGCGGTGGTCAGCGACATCGACATGCCGGTGATGTCCGGCGTCGACCTGTGCCGGGAGATCCGCGCGGACGCGGCCACCCGGGACCTGCCGGTGCTCTTCGTGAGCGGCAGCCTGATGCCGGGCGACGACCGGCCGGCGCGGGCGCAGGCGACCGCGGTGATCACCAAGCCGTTCACCCCGCAGGGCCTGGTCGAGTCGGTGCGGGCGCTGGTCACCGCGTCCGGCTGA
- a CDS encoding FAD binding domain-containing protein: MKTFEYRTATAPADGLEAGAVFLAGGTNLVDLMKLGIATPDVLVDVNKLPLDGIDELPAGGIRVGSGVRNSDLAADRRIRAAYPVLSQALLAGASGQLRNMATTGGNLLQRTRCRYFMDATMPCNKHRPGSGCPARDGDHRNLAILGGSEACVATHPSDMAVALTALDAVIQIDGPTGARSIPVTDLYRLPGDTPEHDTTLAHGELITAVDLPALPVAARSAYRKARDRASYAFAIGSVAAALSVEDGLVSDVRLAFGAVAPKPWRATVAEAALRGQPATEERFRAAAEAELAAATPLRDNAYKIPLIRNLTAAVLTSLSGDVR; this comes from the coding sequence ATGAAGACCTTCGAGTACCGCACCGCCACCGCCCCCGCCGACGGCCTTGAGGCGGGTGCCGTCTTCCTGGCCGGCGGCACCAACCTGGTCGACCTGATGAAGCTCGGCATCGCCACCCCGGACGTGCTGGTCGACGTCAACAAGCTGCCGCTGGACGGGATCGACGAGCTGCCGGCCGGCGGGATCCGGGTCGGTTCCGGCGTACGCAACAGTGACCTCGCCGCGGATCGCCGGATCCGGGCCGCCTACCCGGTGCTCAGCCAAGCGCTCCTGGCCGGCGCCTCGGGACAGCTGCGCAACATGGCCACCACCGGCGGCAACCTGCTGCAGCGCACCCGCTGCCGATATTTCATGGACGCCACGATGCCGTGCAACAAGCACCGGCCCGGCTCCGGCTGCCCGGCCCGCGACGGCGATCACCGCAACCTGGCGATCCTGGGCGGCTCGGAGGCGTGCGTGGCGACCCACCCGTCGGACATGGCGGTCGCCTTGACGGCGCTCGACGCGGTGATCCAGATCGATGGGCCGACCGGCGCCCGGTCGATCCCGGTGACCGATCTGTATCGGCTGCCCGGGGACACTCCGGAGCACGACACCACGCTCGCGCACGGCGAGTTGATCACCGCGGTGGATCTGCCGGCGTTGCCGGTGGCGGCGCGGTCGGCGTACCGGAAAGCCCGCGACCGGGCCTCCTACGCCTTCGCGATCGGGTCCGTCGCGGCCGCCCTGTCGGTCGAGGACGGGCTGGTCAGCGACGTTCGGCTGGCGTTCGGGGCGGTCGCGCCGAAGCCGTGGCGGGCGACCGTGGCCGAGGCGGCGCTGCGCGGGCAGCCGGCCACCGAGGAGCGGTTCCGGGCCGCCGCGGAGGCCGAGCTGGCGGCCGCCACGCCGTTGCGGGACAACGCGTACAAGATCCCCCTGATCCGGAACCTGACCGCGGCCGTGCTGACCTCGCTGAGCGGAGATGTCCGATGA
- a CDS encoding SprT-like domain-containing protein, whose translation MDLIEARELAAGLMAKHELTGWRLTFDDAKTRAGVCRVERREIGLSRPLIRLYSVEQVTETILHEIAHALAGPGHGHDATWRRIAVRIGCSGRRCVPEDAPRVDGAWEGVCRSGHRTTAHRRPVRVRSCRQCSRAFDRSALFAWTYRGHPAPLHPGYVAELGRLRTAASPAPGLTVGARVRLKGAGKYGGLVGTIVKQGRSRYQVQTRKGLLNASFAMVEPAS comes from the coding sequence TTGGATCTGATCGAGGCGCGTGAGCTTGCCGCCGGCCTGATGGCCAAGCACGAGCTCACCGGGTGGCGGCTCACCTTCGACGACGCCAAGACGCGGGCCGGTGTCTGCCGGGTCGAGCGGCGCGAGATCGGCCTGTCCCGCCCGCTGATCAGGCTCTACTCGGTTGAGCAGGTCACCGAGACGATCCTGCACGAGATCGCGCACGCGCTCGCCGGCCCCGGTCACGGCCACGACGCGACCTGGCGGCGGATCGCCGTCCGGATCGGGTGTTCCGGCCGCCGCTGCGTCCCGGAGGACGCGCCCCGGGTCGACGGCGCCTGGGAGGGCGTCTGCCGCTCCGGCCACCGCACCACCGCGCACCGCCGCCCGGTCCGGGTCCGCTCCTGCCGCCAGTGCTCCCGAGCCTTCGACCGCTCCGCCCTGTTCGCCTGGACCTACCGCGGCCATCCCGCCCCGCTGCACCCCGGGTATGTCGCCGAGCTGGGCCGCCTGCGCACCGCCGCCTCCCCCGCCCCCGGCCTCACCGTCGGCGCCCGGGTCCGCCTCAAGGGCGCCGGCAAGTACGGCGGCCTGGTCGGCACCATCGTCAAACAGGGCCGCAGCCGCTACCAGGTCCAAACCCGCAAGGGCCTGCTCAACGCATCCTTCGCCATGGTCGAGCCGGCCTCCTGA
- a CDS encoding xanthine dehydrogenase family protein molybdopterin-binding subunit, producing the protein MTSMLSRAVGTPVARLEGPAKVSGAARYAAEYPQDQLAYGWIVPSPVPRGRLDAVLTDPAAEDVLAVLWHGNAPRLRGSDDAELAVLQSERIAYRGQPLALVVATTLEAARRAAQVLQLEITAEDHDVALRTDHPDHYRPEKVNPDVPADTAEGDVEAALAAAPVTVDVTYTIPALHNNPMEPHATIARWDGDELVLYDSNQHPSGIAEAVGAVFGLTAERVHVITEHVGGGFGSKGTARPNAVLAALAASVIERPVQVALPRQAMFSVVGHRAPTVQRLRIGAGTDGTLTAIDHQTWTQTSRLYEFVESAAVVTRSMYPVPNLRTAHRVVPLDMPTPRWMRAPGEAPGMVALECALDELAAELNADPLDLRIRAADPAHAACLRAGADRFGWSGRDPRPRQRREGDWWIGTGVAGATYPATAMPSTARVRALDGGGYEVAIGAADLGTGARTVLAQIAADELGVPVEQIRIRIGDSTLPAASVAGGSSGSASWGWAVTGACRDLVASKRSEAVFDTTDLVEQQNEKNRHACGAHFAEVRVDAVTGEVRVSRLFGMYDAGRILNPRTARSQFLGAMIMGMGMALHEESVLDPAVGTWVNHDLAEYHIPTHADVEWIDAAWLDTPDHDLNPIGARGIGEIGIVGSPAAILNAVWHATGTRIRHLPARPDKLLE; encoded by the coding sequence ATGACGTCCATGCTGTCGCGCGCCGTCGGCACGCCGGTCGCGCGCCTGGAGGGCCCGGCCAAGGTCTCCGGCGCGGCCCGCTACGCGGCCGAATACCCACAAGATCAGTTAGCGTACGGCTGGATCGTCCCGTCCCCGGTCCCCCGCGGCCGCCTGGACGCGGTCCTCACCGACCCGGCCGCCGAGGACGTGCTCGCGGTCCTCTGGCACGGCAACGCCCCGCGGCTGCGAGGCTCCGACGACGCCGAACTGGCCGTGCTGCAGTCGGAGCGGATCGCCTACCGCGGGCAGCCGCTCGCCCTGGTCGTCGCGACCACCCTGGAGGCGGCCCGGCGCGCCGCGCAGGTGCTGCAGCTGGAGATCACCGCCGAGGACCACGACGTCGCGCTGCGCACCGACCATCCTGATCACTACCGGCCGGAGAAGGTCAATCCGGACGTCCCGGCCGACACCGCCGAGGGTGACGTCGAGGCCGCGCTGGCCGCCGCGCCGGTCACCGTCGACGTGACGTACACGATCCCGGCGCTGCACAACAACCCGATGGAGCCGCACGCCACGATCGCCCGCTGGGATGGCGACGAGCTGGTCCTGTACGACTCCAACCAGCACCCGTCCGGCATCGCCGAGGCGGTCGGCGCGGTCTTCGGCCTCACCGCCGAGCGGGTCCACGTGATCACCGAGCACGTCGGCGGCGGCTTCGGCTCGAAGGGCACCGCCCGCCCGAACGCCGTGCTGGCCGCCCTGGCCGCCTCGGTCATCGAGCGCCCGGTCCAGGTGGCGCTCCCCCGGCAGGCGATGTTCAGCGTCGTCGGGCACCGCGCCCCGACCGTCCAGCGGCTCCGGATCGGCGCCGGCACCGACGGCACGCTGACCGCGATCGATCACCAGACGTGGACGCAGACCAGCCGCCTGTACGAGTTCGTCGAGTCCGCGGCGGTGGTGACCCGCTCGATGTACCCGGTCCCGAACCTGCGCACCGCGCACCGCGTCGTCCCGCTGGACATGCCCACCCCGCGCTGGATGCGCGCGCCCGGCGAGGCGCCCGGGATGGTGGCCCTGGAGTGCGCGCTCGACGAGCTCGCCGCCGAGCTCAACGCCGACCCGCTCGACCTGCGGATCCGGGCCGCCGACCCGGCCCACGCCGCCTGCCTGCGCGCCGGCGCCGACCGGTTCGGCTGGTCCGGCCGGGATCCGCGGCCCCGGCAGCGCCGCGAGGGCGACTGGTGGATCGGCACCGGGGTGGCCGGCGCGACCTATCCGGCGACCGCGATGCCGTCCACCGCGCGGGTCCGGGCGCTGGACGGCGGCGGCTACGAGGTGGCGATCGGCGCGGCCGACCTGGGCACCGGGGCGCGCACCGTGCTGGCCCAGATCGCCGCCGACGAACTCGGCGTGCCGGTCGAGCAGATCCGGATCCGGATCGGCGACAGCACCCTGCCGGCCGCGTCGGTGGCCGGCGGTTCCTCGGGCAGCGCCTCCTGGGGCTGGGCGGTCACCGGCGCCTGCCGGGACCTGGTCGCCTCCAAGCGGAGCGAGGCCGTCTTCGACACCACCGACCTGGTCGAGCAGCAGAACGAGAAGAACCGGCACGCCTGCGGCGCGCACTTCGCCGAGGTACGCGTCGACGCGGTCACCGGCGAGGTCCGGGTCTCCCGCCTGTTCGGCATGTACGACGCCGGCCGCATCCTGAACCCGCGCACCGCCCGCTCCCAGTTCCTCGGCGCGATGATCATGGGAATGGGCATGGCCCTGCACGAGGAGTCGGTCCTGGACCCGGCCGTCGGCACCTGGGTCAACCACGACCTGGCCGAGTACCACATCCCCACGCACGCCGACGTCGAGTGGATCGACGCCGCCTGGCTGGACACCCCGGACCACGACCTGAACCCGATCGGCGCCCGCGGCATCGGCGAGATCGGCATCGTCGGCTCCCCGGCCGCCATCCTCAACGCCGTCTGGCACGCCACCGGCACCCGCATCCGCCACCTCCCGGCCCGCCCCGACAAACTCCTCGAATAG